The following DNA comes from Meles meles chromosome 8, mMelMel3.1 paternal haplotype, whole genome shotgun sequence.
CTTGGGCCCCTAGGATGGGGGTAGGGTGCCGCACAGCCCACTGAATATTTGAGCTAAGCGACGAGGCTCATGAGTTCTGGGTCTCTCCTGGAGCAGGTGCTCAGGACCCCCGGGAACAATCTGCATGAGGTGGAGACGGCCCAGGGGCAGCGCTTCCTGGTGAGCATGCCCTCCAAGTACCGGAAGAACATCTGGATCAAGAGAGGTGAGAGAGGCAGCCCGGAGGAGACAGCTGCTTCCTGTCGGCTTGGCCTTCCCCACTGCAAGCGGGATCtgctgtgttttttcttctttcttacctGCAGGGGACTTCCTCATTGTTGACCCGattgaagagggagaaaaagtgaAGGCTGAGATCTCCTTTGTGCTCTGCAAAGACCATGTGCGCTCTCTGCAGAAGGAAGGGCTCTGGTAGGGTAGTTCTTTTGGTCATTGACTGTCTCATTTCTGGGGAGACTAATTTCCTAGCTGTGGAATTGGAGGAGGGAAGGTCATGGCATCCTAGGCAGGGACAGCTCGAAACAGGTTTTTTGCTGGTCgagttttctctcctttctgacCCTGGCTCTTCTCTTGGCGCAGGCCTGAGGCCTTCTCAGAAGTGGCTGAGAAACACAACAACAGGAACAGGTGAGAAGGCTTAGGACAAAAAAATGGGGGTTCAGGCCTTGGCGCCTTGAGGGGGAAATAGAAACATTCTTCCCATGTGGAGGCCCTGGTAGATGCTCCTAAGTATGTGGTTGGGAGTACGGCTTGGAAGTCACATGTCCCGGGTTGAGGTCATGGTATTGCCTCTTGTAAGCGAATGATTTTAAGTAGGTCACTTGATCTCTTAAGCCTGGATTTGGTCTTCTATAAAGTGGGAgctttgtgaggattaaaggagttAATGCTTGTAAAATTACTTAGTATAATACTTGGTATGTGGTATGAGTGCCCTGAGTGTAGCTTGTGGTTGTAGAATGCTTATTATTAAAGCCAGTGGTTTTCGCAGACTACTGAGGTGAGGTGGGAGGtagtctttaaagattttgtttgtttatttgacagagatcacaagtaggtagagagacaaggacagagagaggaagggaagcaggctccccgctgagcagagagcccgatgcggggctcgatcccagaaccctgggaccacgacctgagccggaggcagaggctttaacccactgggccacccaggtgccccgggaggtGGTCTTTAGTCAGTCTTTCTTGACCATGTGGTCTTCCTTTTTGTGGGGCTCCTTGATTGCAGATCTAGTTTTCCTAGAAGGCGTTGGGTCACCCTGTCCCTTTTCCCCTGTGCAGACAGACTCAGCCAGAACTCCCAGCAGAGCCACAGTCCTCAGGAGAAGAGTCCAGCTCTGAAGACGATTCCGACCTCTTCGTTAACACCAACCGCAGACAGTATCACGAGAGCGAGGAGGAGAGCGAAGAGGAGGAGGCGGCCTGAGTCCCTGGGTCCACTTCTCTTGCTCAGAGACTAGTTCTTGGCTCCTCTGAGCTTGGACATTCTCAGGGTGCTCTGCAGATCTTCCCCCCAGGATGGGGGACAAGGCAGGACCCCTCTCTGAACTGACCTTTTGCTCAAGGAGAATTAAACCCCCGGTGGGTGATGACTTGTGCCGGTGTCTGAGTGGCTCTCTAGAGGGAGGAGGGACTCGTGGTGAAGTGAAAAACTGCTCTTTGGCGGGTCCCTCAGGTGCAGGTCCTAAACGAGCAGGAAATGGGAATGGCTGGAACCTTTcctagattctctctctcactgggcTGTCAGGAAGCGCCGGGCCCTGTGCTGTGCCTTCTTGGTGCATTTAACAGTAACTCAGAACAGTCCACCTGTGTTGCTTGCTGGTAATTAATACTGACTCAGGCGTTCAGGAACACAGCTCTAGGGCTCTAGGACCTAGTGCCCCTGCCTCTGAGAGACACTCAGGGCAAATTTCATAGCACCTGGTAAGCTGCTTTTCCTGGCTTTCTGCTCACTGTCTGCGGGTGCGCCGCCTCCATACTGCTGCGTACATCCTCTGCTCGGTGGCCTCTTTGAGGCTGCTCTGACTGTTACTCCGCAGCTGTCCTGCAAACCACCTCATCCCACTCCTTTGAAGCCTTTACCACTGGTTATATACACTCTCTTCGTTGTTGGCATTGATCTTCTAATCCCTGTTCACACCCTGAACAGTTTATCTCCTGGCTTCCAGTCTTCCAGCCCTGCTTCTGCTGGCATTTTCTCCATCCCATGGATGGGCCCGCTCAACACCATGGCCCCCTAGTTCCTTGTCTTCCTCTCCAGGCTGCTGCCTACCTCATTAGTCACTCCCTGCCCTCCCGCCATTGATAGGAACTGCAGCCCCTTTTGAATTCAAGTATCTGCAGTCACCGCCTCCTGGCTTTCTGGCTTACTTGCTCGACTACCTCCTCTGTGACTACCTCCTCTGAATCTTCATCCGCGCGGcaacatccccccacccacccaccacacACATTCTTCCCATTACTGTCctatcttcccttccctccttgcgCAACATGGATTCCATCCACACCCTCCACTCCCTCAGTTTCCCTCACCTGTTACTTATCCAGTAAGACTAACCCTGGCCAACGCAGCTGTTCACATCTGGGCCTGTGCTCAAGTAACTGCTCGAGAAAAGAGCCAACCTAAATTCATAATTAAAACCTCAGGTGGACACTGAGCACTGTCTGCAGATCTCTGGGATGTCCTATTTCACAGCTTGTATGTTGTCTACCAGTTCTGCCTCCCCCTGTGAGGCGTTGACCACACACTTCGTTAAGAAATTGTAGCCATTGGAGGGAACTCTCACCTGCTCGTTACCAAGCCTACAAATGTGCTTATGGGTTGTCTTGTCTTTAACTTCCCCGTGTAACCCAGTGGGACTTAAACCTTTCCTCTTGTGCTTTGGAGTATGTCTGTCTGCTCGCTTAAGGAGTTCATGCgcgttttgttttttcccttcctctctactgAATCTTTCAGCATCAGAGGTGCTGTGGACTCTCCCATCTGAAACACAGTCTGAAGGACTTGTCACTGGTCGTGCATCCTTTCCAGCTACGGCTTCATTTATCTGCTTCTTGGTCACTTTCCCTCCTATTAGCTTAGTATAGCTTTAAACGTATACATGTCtctatatttgtgtgtatgtgtatatatacagaaaactTCAGATGAGTTAAGAATGTGTACATGAATCTAACttgtctgaaatttattttttatgggaagcaaatttttttttctaaaggggTAGTCATTTATCTCTGTGCCATCTATTGAATGAGCCTTTCTTTACAGATttaaaacacctttttaaaataaactaaattctTGCGTACATGTGGGTCTCTCTGGAGTTCCTCATCTGTTCTGTTGATGTAAGTGCATATACCATGTTTTATGGCATGACTCGTAATCTCAGAGCTCATTTCACCCTGccccactgttccttgaaaattctgtattttttcttacaCAAGAACTCTAGAAGGACCTTGTCCATTTCCATTTAAGAAGCCTGTTAAGATTTTTATTGGCAGGGTTTTAAATCTGAGAGCTTGATGTGGAGAAAAATGCTATCTTAACAGTTTTGAATTTTCCTGTCTGGAAACGGAGTGTGTATGTGGTTTTGTAAGGCTATTTTCATATAGGTCTTTCTGGTTCGATTTAGTACTGGGAATTTTTAGAGTTATTTGTTGTTATGAATGAGATCTTTTGAAATTACATCTCTGACTGTTACTGGCATTTAGgaaagctgtcttttttttttttacctaagctaatctaataatttttttttttttagattttatttattagacagatcacaagtaggcagagaggcaggcagagagagagaaagggaagcaggctccctgctgagcagagagcccgatgtggggctctatcccaggaccctgaggtcatgacctgagcccaaggcagaggctttaacccaatgagccacccaggcaccccgatctaatgaaaattttaagaaatattttatcatttatttgacagagcaagagagcacaaggcgggggttggggcagaggaagagggagaagcagaccgactgctgagcggggagtctgatgcttatgggtctccatcccaggaccttgggatcatggcctgagtaagccgaaggcagacactgaacagactgagctaccaggCGCCCTCTAATGGAATTCTTTTGTGCTCATAGTTTTTCAGTTGATTCTCTTGGCTTTCTGGGCCGTCCAATCCTGTCCCACTGGTGGTAGCTTTATCCTTTATCCTTGTTTCTTTTTAGGGATTATGGAGGCCAAGGCCTTCAGTATAATGTTGGGTGGCACcctcatttttcttcctgtgGGAACTGTTCTCAGGAGTCGTAACAAAACTCTTGCCTTAGGAGCCCAGTAGATAACTTTCCTTAGGGctaaaaatgtttccttctattcttagtttactgaaggatttcccttttatttaataGTGATGGATTTTTGAGGCCtattgaaatatttgaaagactttgttttattattgtgGTTCTTTCTGTGGACAGACTTCCTTGCATTGAGCCATCCTTGCAATCTCACATAAACCCCACTTAGTTTTTAGAGTTTgtttctttaggatttttatatttattcctgggactatttcacttattttgatGATCTCCCTGTCCCAATTTGGTAACAGTCTTATGCTAGCCTTGTAGAATGGACTTGGGGGAcaattaatcttttttctttgtcctcaaATAAATTTGCAGAACAGGAGTTACGTGTTGCTTCAAAGTTTGGTAGGCTTTACTTATAAAAACATCTGTGTTTGATTCCTTTTTAAGGGGTAGATACTTGCCTGTCTTTTAATTCTGTGGCCTTTTGTCCATTCGGTTTCTCTATCTTGAGCCCGTTttggcattttatatttttctgtagaTAGATTTCATCTGCATTTAAGCATCTTCAGGCAAAAGGGTATACAcagtatttgtattatttgggaCTTTCTTAGTTGTAAGCGACAAAATCTAACTCTGAACGAGCAGAAGCAAACGAGGGCTCATTGACCAGAAGTCTTAAGAGAACAGCTGTGGGCAGAGCTGATCTAGAACCATGATTTCACCTGGGCTCCCTCTCCTTTGTTTCTTGGATGATCTCCACTTTGCTAGGTGGGCCAATCTCGGGCTCCCTGCCATCGTCTTCTGCAGGAAGCTTCAGGTAACCCTCAGTCCTTATAGGCAAAAAGTTCTTTCGTTAGCATCTTTGTATGTCATGGAAGACCACTGGGTCATCTTGGGTCACTGGCCCTCTCCTGAGCAAGCGCTGTGGGCTGAATAGGGAGGATGGGGTGAGAGGCAAATGAGCCAAGCCTGATCCATACGTACAACACGTGCTTCCTGGGGAATAGAGCGGTTTTCTTACCAGAATGAGGGGACAACAGGGGAGGGCAGATAAAACCAACAAACATTTGTCCTCCATTTTGTGTACCTTATTTTCTCTGCAAGATGTCCGCTTACGTTACTAGttgttccttctgtttctttgggtTTGTTTGCTCATTTCTTCTACCTTATTGAGCTGCATGTTTCATTTCAGTCTTGTTTTCTTACATGTTTATGGCTACAAATTTTCCTCTAAGTACTCCTTTGACTGTTACCCGCTTGGTTATGGGGAGCTGTGATTTTTTTGGCCTTACATCTGTAGGCCAGGGTTTTCTCTAGCCCTCAGTGATTGTGCAAAATACCCAAGAGCCCCTatttcccctccccaaacctttTCATCTCCACTTCTCCATCTCTTACCAGCCATTTAGCTCCTGTGGGTTGTAGCTAAGAATCCCGGTGGAGGGAGAGTACTTGTGTTCCCCAGCGTCCTCCTGTTGGTCATTCTCTGAAGCTGAATTCCACTTCTCTCCTCCCAGCTTAGTGGCAGATTCCAATCACGAGTGAACAGATGTCCCCAAGTGAgctgagcattctttttttttttttttttagaaaaaagtttttttaaagattttatttatttatttgacagagacacagtgagagagggaacataagcagggggagtgggacagggagaggcagccttcctgccaagcggggagcccagtgtggggctcgataccaggaccctgggatcatgatctgagctgaaggcagacacttaatgaccgagccacccaagtgtcccagagCTGAGTGTTCTAAGAGCCCTTTCGCCCATGTCATGGCCAGCTGGATGATTGGTCGCCTAACAGTACTGACAACTCCCGCAGTTAGGTTTGGGACTTGTGGCCCTTCGGGTTCTGCACGTGCATCACCAACCTTACAGCAGGCATTTCCCATCAGAGCCTCccgcctgcttcctccctcatCATCCAGCCACGCAGGTACATGGACCAAGGAGCACACAGGGCAGTCTGAGATAGCCACGTGTTTTTTCTCCTTGAAACTGTAAATGTGGTAAGAGACCTTGACGGTTTCTCACCATAAaacatccttgcattcctggaataaaagaGGCATGATCTGTTTCTTAATGTATTGCTGGGTATTTGGGAGCATTTTGGCGTTCAGCCTCATAAGTGAGATggtttaagtttttttctttcccgTGCTGCCCTTCTTAGATCAAGGTTATGCCCATCTTAAAAGATGAGTTAGAGTGTTCTGTCTCTATTTTCGTTACAAGCGTTTGTACCAGATTGGAATTTTGCATTTCCAAATTTTTTGGTAAAACTTGCTGTAAAACCAACTGTGCCTGGCATCTTTAGGGTGGGtgggaaagtttttttaaatatactttcttgagagagagagagcacttgcaggggagggacagagggagagagagagaatcctaagcaggctccacactcagagccgacgtggggctccatctcctgaccctgagatcaggacctgagctgaaatcaagagtcagctgctcaagccaacgagccacccaggcgccctgggtggGAAGACTTTTTAACTCTAGATTTTTGTTGACAACAGATTGTTCGGGTTTCTGTTCTTGATACTTCCAAGGAAAAGTATTTTcctatttcctcattttatctGTGTTTTGAAGTTTATTGCATGGAGTAATTTGCAGAATTGCCTTTTTTGTCATcttgactgtcttttttttttttttttaaagattttatttatttgtttgacagagagaaatcacaagagaggcaggcagagagagaggaagggaagcaggctctccgccgagcagagagcccgatgcgggactcgatcccaggaccccgagatcatgacctgagctgaaggcagcggcttaacccactgagccacccaggcgccctgactgtCTTCTTTTTATATCTGATATGATTACACTTTCTCCTTTGAGTCCTGTCAGTCTTCGTAGACACTTCTCTGTCGGTCTTGAGAACGCCAGCGTCTTGTCGTCTGTCTTCCTCACTGTTCACTTGTTTCTgtgttgtggatttttttttttttaatttatttatttatttgacagagatcacgagtaagcagagaggcaggcagagagagaggaggaagcaggctctccgccgagcagagagcccgatgcgggactcgatcccaggaccctgagatcatgacctgagctgaaggcagaggcttaacccactgagccacccaggtgcccctgtgttgtGGATTTTTACGTAGTTCCCCTGCCCTCACGCTTGCTTGGGTTCATTCTGTGGCTCTTATTCTCACCCTTAGAGGCTGGACACTCTGGCTTTACCTCCTCCCCCACGCCAGCCTAAAGCAAAGCTGAAAGAACTGTGTGCCTTTTTTGgggaagattatttatttatttatttgacagacagagatcacaagcaggcagagaggcaggcagagagagagggggaagcaggctccccgctgagcagagagccggatgcggggctcgatcccaggactctgggatcatgacctgagccgaaggcagaggcttaacccaccgagccaccaggCGCCCAGAACTGTGCCCTTTGGTGGGGCCACCACTCTGTCACATTTGCCACTTTGTCTCTCACTGCGCGCAACACACGTGGTTTGCACGTGGAGTGGTCACATCtcttt
Coding sequences within:
- the EIF1AD gene encoding probable RNA-binding protein EIF1AD, whose translation is MSQATKRKHVVKEVLGEHVVPSDQQQIVRVLRTPGNNLHEVETAQGQRFLVSMPSKYRKNIWIKRGDFLIVDPIEEGEKVKAEISFVLCKDHVRSLQKEGLWPEAFSEVAEKHNNRNRQTQPELPAEPQSSGEESSSEDDSDLFVNTNRRQYHESEEESEEEEAA